The following DNA comes from Vibrio gigantis.
ACAGGATGACACTTTCATAGAACCTTTCAATTTAAAACTGGATGACAGCGACACTGACTTCCTCGATGAAGCACCAGAAGTTGCATCGACAAAAAAAGCATCAAACTTCTCTTCAAAAAATGTGTTGAGTGATGACCCGTTCTCTTCTGATCCATTTGAGGATCTGGACGATGAACAAGTTGTTCCGAACATTGAAGTGGATGAAATCGCTCATGGCGACACCAGCACCCTATCCTCTGCAGAATTAGAGTATTTGCCCGTCAATATCGAGAACAACACTCGAATTGAAGAGTCGATCGACAAACTCATTACGTTAACAGAGAAGAATCAACAGTATTTACAGAACCCACAGCTACAGCAAAAAGCGCTGTTCGACGCATTAGAACAAACGGTTGATCAGTTCTTGAATGAGTTTGCACCAAAGCAGCTTGAGAACCAGTTTAGTGAATACGTGAGTAGCGGTATTTTTACCAACAAAGATAAAAAATATTGGAAAATCTACAGAAAGCACTTCCAACACCGCCAAGACAACGGAGATTTCAGACGTCAGTTCAAAGCGCTGTTTATGGAGAACATGCAAAAGCAAAGTGAGGAGAGAGAATGAAACGTCTCATACTATTATCGCTTTGTTTACTGATCACAGCATGTTCTTCATCGGAGCCTGCTCCTGTTGTCACTCAATACTCGCTGACCGTTAAAGCGGATGCGACAGTCAACCAATACAACGACGACCAAGCCAACCCTGTTGTGGTTAGGCTTTACCAATTAACGGATCAACAACTGTTCAAACAACTTCCGTTTATAGATTTGTACAACAATGACCTGCAGCTATTGGCGGCAAACTTAGTTTCAAAACAGGTATTACCGATTGTACTACCTAACTCAGAGCAAAAGCTGACGTTAGACGTCAACAAGAACACGCAATACATTGCAGCTCTGGTCGAATTCGCTGATTACCAGAATGGCACAACCAAGACCGTTTTGATGATGCCTTCCGATCCAGAGCAAACCTTAGAGTTAACGATTACAGGGAAGAAAGCAGAGTTAGCCGTGATACAGCCTGACTCCAGCTGGTGGCAAATCTTTTAATAAAAAAGCCAAGATATAAAAATAATAGAAAAGGATTTTACGTGGACGCTTTCAAAAAAGTAGTTTGGCAAGAAGGGATGTTTATTGCTCCTCAGCACTTTCAGCAGCAAGACCGTTACGTGCAAAACTACATTCGTCAGAATATCGAAACACTGGCTGGTTTTGCCCCTTTCTTCGGCATCACCGAGTTAGTACTTAACCACGATCTATTAAAGATCGGTAAACTCTCAATCCCGAGCTGTTCCGGCGTGTTCCCTGATGGCACTCAGTTTAACCTCAAGCAAGAAATCGTTGTCGATATCCCACAAGGCACTATCGAAACCGTGGTCTATCTTGCACTGCCAATCTCTTTGCAAGGTAACAATGATTACAGCGAAGATGGTCAAGAACAAAGCCGTTACATCACTCGTTCAATCAATGTTTTCGATACCTCAACCTCAGAAAACGCCAGCGTCGAAGTTGATGTCGCACAACTCAACATCGGCCTCAAGTTCGCTGGAGAAGACACCTCTGGTTTTACCCTAATTCCAGTCGCTAAGATCCTAGAAATCAGCGATTCCGACGAAGTGATGTTGGATCGTGCCTTTATTCCAGCTTGTTTGCACTATGGCGCGTCGACGCTGCTTAGCGAACGAGTCAAAGAGATTCATGCACTGGTAAGTAACCGTGCTCAAAACCTTTTGAAACGCATCGAAGCTGGCCAAGGGCAGAAAAGCCCGCAGTCTATGATGCAAGACTTCCTTTGGTTGCAAACGCTCAACACGTGGTTACCGTGGTTCGAATTAACCATTAGCAACACCAAGTACCCAACTCACGAGCTGTATTCAAAGCTAAAGCAGTTTGAAGCTCAAGTGATGGCGCTAACACCAGCGATCCCCGCTCAATGTCAGCCCCTAAAATACGATAAGCTTTACGACAACTTTAACCCACTGTTTTCAAGCTTAAGAAACCTGCTGACTCTCGTTCAACAAGATTCTGTCATCGAGTTCAAATGGGACATATCTCTGTTTGAAAAACGCCGCTTACTTCGCACCCTTATCAAAGATCCAAGCAGCGTGTACAACCGTCGCTTCGTTCTGAGTGTGAAGTCCGATATCAGCAGCACAGAGTTAAATGAACTGTTCCCTATTTCCGCTAAGCTCAGCAGTAACAATAAGATTGTGGAACTGGTTCGAAGCTCCCTTTCTGGTATCTCATTAACCCCACTGCCTATTGCGCCAAGTGAGCTTAAACCAATGCAAGGTGTCGCTTATTTTGAGGTCGATACCAAAGATCGAAACTGGCTCGATATGCTCGACACTCGCGATGCCATTGCGCTGCATGTTGATGCTCGGATACCAACTCTCGAAGTTGTTCTTTACGCGTTGAGATAATGGCTATGGATTATTTAGACGAAGAAACACTCGTCATCGATAAAGCATCAAAAGGCTCTGCCAATACAGAGTCTGACCAGGCTTTCTCTAAATTAGTCGCGGTGCACTCCACCAGCGCCCAAGAAGAGTTTCTGCGTCACTTTGATAAAGCAGAGAATCAACTGATCAATATCAGCAGTGATTTACTGACCAAAACACTCAAGATCTCAACCTTATCTGAACCAGATGATTTAACCGTTTTCCGTGAGCAATTTATTCAGGGCATTAACGACATCAAGGCTCAAGCGACCGAGTTAACCTACCCTGTTGCTGTTATTGATAAGCTCTGCTTTTTGTATGCCGTGGTGATTGATGAGTTCATCATTTATACCGAGTGGGGAGAGAAACGAGGCTGGGAAAATAAAACCCTACTGAGTGAACTGTTTGGTATGCGTAACGGTGGTGAGCTGTTCTTCTCTGTTGCCGAAAAAGCAGCAAGACAGCCTCACAAACTCATTGATCTTCTTGAGATCGTTTATCTCTTCATCAATATCGGATTCAAAGGACAATATCGTGAAGGTGGTGCTGAGCAACTAAAGGCGTTTGTCCATCAATTAGAACAGACCATCAGCCAGTATCGCACTGTGAGCGGCGTTCACTGCCGCACTAAAGTTAAGCTCCCAGAAGTAAGAAAACCGACTCGACGTAAGCGATACTTCATTACAAGTTTGTTTTTCTTTTGTTTGATAGCAACCAGTTTCGGGCTCACTGAGTTTTGGTATACAAAAACCTATACCCAGCGAGCTCGCGATTTCACCTTTTTGCCTAACTTTAGCGAGCGCTACGTATTATCTGGTGAAGTCAAAGACATCGTATTTATTAGCCAAGACAACGATCTTGAATCACCACCTCGTCATGCAAGTAAGGCCCAAGCGGTTGAGACATCACAGGTTACCAGCTTAGCGCCAAGCACGGCGAATTGGTTGGTTCAATTAGCGACGTTCTCTAGTAAGAAAAATGCCCAAGCTTTTATCAACAATCTGTCGCCATCAGCTTATGAACCAATCATCTCGCCGTACAAGAAATACTACCGAGTGATATTGAGAGCGAACACCTCAGAAGAAGCGAGAAAAACCAAAGCATGGTATGTCGAAAACGACCAGATAAATGCCATTATCGTTCGCACTTCTGCGCATGACTTAAACAAGGAAGAGTCTAACTGATTATGCCGGATGCAAAACCAAACAAGTCAGGTAACGTAAAGAAAACGGTAGGGATCTCAGCCTTAGCCTCTGTCGCGTTTTTTACTGTCGCTTCTAGCGTCATTCTGTTAACACCCCTCAATGCTTATCTGGTTTGGGCGCTTGCCACGGCTGCCATTTTATCAACCTTGGTTGGTGTCATTTGCTACTGGGTAGTAATTAAGCGCAGCGCAAAATCACAAGAAGAGTCACTAGACAAAGAGCTGATTCAGAAACGACAAAAGCAGCTGGCTAACCATTTCAAGCGTATGATAAGTGGACAAAAACGTAAGACACGTTTAACCAGCCGCTATGACCAGCCTATCTATTTGCTGTTAAGCCAAAATCCGAACAAAGACAAAAGCATCATCACGCAAATGGGTTATGAGGCGTATAAGCTTGACGACTTTGGCAATGACATCGAATTCCCTATCCTATTTTGGGTTAGCGAGCATTCGATTTTAGTCTCTATCAGTATGGGTGAAGACCAACACCCTGAATATCTAAAAACACTCAGTCAGTCTCTAACCGCATGGCGACCAAGACAAGCGGCTAACGGCTTGCTGCTCACGACTGACGTGTCATCGCTATTAGAGAACAACGAGCAAATTACCCAACAGGCTGATGAACTCAAGTCGACCATTAAGACATTTAACCAAGCGTTTGGTGTTAGCCTACCGATTTATAACGTTATCTCAAACATGGGAAGTATCAGTGATTTCTGTCAGTTCTTCTCTGCTTTTGATGAGTCAAAGAGAGACGAAGTGTTTGGCGCGACAGCCCCGTATTCCAAACACGGCGGTATCGATGCCGATTGGTTTAATGATGAATATGACCACTTAATCAGTGAACTGATTGCCAATATGAGCAATGCACTTGCTGGGCAGTTGAATCAAGATTATCGAAACTCCATCGCGAGCGCCCCATTCCAGTTTGGTTTATTGAAACAGAACTTGTGGTTGTTTTTAAATCGCCTATACCGCGGAGAACAACTCAGCGATGCACTTCAGTTTAGAGGGTTTTACTTCACTCATGATGGTCAAAGCTCCGCACAATCAGACTTACTGGCAAGCACTGTCTCCTATTCTTTCGGTCACGAGCACTATCAACAGAACGAGCAAATCCCGGTAAACCAAACCTTGTTTGCCCAATACTTGATGACGCATGTGATCTTGGCGGAGCACGAACTGGTTGGCGTGAACAAACGTAAAGAGAATACTCTTCTGGTTAACCAAGTGCTGTTTACACTCTCTTGGATAGGTTTGCTCGCCGCTGTGTTACTGGTGATTAAGTTTGATTTTGATTTCCAGAACCAACGTGAGACCAGAGCCGACGTGATGCTTGAGCGTTATAAGGAAGCGATCTCTGCATCTCCTTATGACATCGAGAACATGGCCGATAACATCCCGAACCTGTTCTCACTGCAAAGAATCTACAACCTCTACAATCAGCCAGAACC
Coding sequences within:
- a CDS encoding type VI secretion system-associated FHA domain protein, which codes for MSISVHMISVPAEEVVSSRVSYLPESGGSLGRSPSCDIALPDQTKWISRTHCQLYPTDRGYVIKDISNNGVSLNDKSLAKEKEYVITDGDIIKLGGYTLLVSLLSTPKVESTNNKQDDTFIEPFNLKLDDSDTDFLDEAPEVASTKKASNFSSKNVLSDDPFSSDPFEDLDDEQVVPNIEVDEIAHGDTSTLSSAELEYLPVNIENNTRIEESIDKLITLTEKNQQYLQNPQLQQKALFDALEQTVDQFLNEFAPKQLENQFSEYVSSGIFTNKDKKYWKIYRKHFQHRQDNGDFRRQFKALFMENMQKQSEERE
- the tssJ gene encoding type VI secretion system lipoprotein TssJ — protein: MKRLILLSLCLLITACSSSEPAPVVTQYSLTVKADATVNQYNDDQANPVVVRLYQLTDQQLFKQLPFIDLYNNDLQLLAANLVSKQVLPIVLPNSEQKLTLDVNKNTQYIAALVEFADYQNGTTKTVLMMPSDPEQTLELTITGKKAELAVIQPDSSWWQIF
- the tssK gene encoding type VI secretion system baseplate subunit TssK is translated as MDAFKKVVWQEGMFIAPQHFQQQDRYVQNYIRQNIETLAGFAPFFGITELVLNHDLLKIGKLSIPSCSGVFPDGTQFNLKQEIVVDIPQGTIETVVYLALPISLQGNNDYSEDGQEQSRYITRSINVFDTSTSENASVEVDVAQLNIGLKFAGEDTSGFTLIPVAKILEISDSDEVMLDRAFIPACLHYGASTLLSERVKEIHALVSNRAQNLLKRIEAGQGQKSPQSMMQDFLWLQTLNTWLPWFELTISNTKYPTHELYSKLKQFEAQVMALTPAIPAQCQPLKYDKLYDNFNPLFSSLRNLLTLVQQDSVIEFKWDISLFEKRRLLRTLIKDPSSVYNRRFVLSVKSDISSTELNELFPISAKLSSNNKIVELVRSSLSGISLTPLPIAPSELKPMQGVAYFEVDTKDRNWLDMLDTRDAIALHVDARIPTLEVVLYALR
- the icmH gene encoding type IVB secretion system protein IcmH/DotU gives rise to the protein MAMDYLDEETLVIDKASKGSANTESDQAFSKLVAVHSTSAQEEFLRHFDKAENQLINISSDLLTKTLKISTLSEPDDLTVFREQFIQGINDIKAQATELTYPVAVIDKLCFLYAVVIDEFIIYTEWGEKRGWENKTLLSELFGMRNGGELFFSVAEKAARQPHKLIDLLEIVYLFINIGFKGQYREGGAEQLKAFVHQLEQTISQYRTVSGVHCRTKVKLPEVRKPTRRKRYFITSLFFFCLIATSFGLTEFWYTKTYTQRARDFTFLPNFSERYVLSGEVKDIVFISQDNDLESPPRHASKAQAVETSQVTSLAPSTANWLVQLATFSSKKNAQAFINNLSPSAYEPIISPYKKYYRVILRANTSEEARKTKAWYVENDQINAIIVRTSAHDLNKEESN